One genomic window of Carassius gibelio isolate Cgi1373 ecotype wild population from Czech Republic chromosome A10, carGib1.2-hapl.c, whole genome shotgun sequence includes the following:
- the LOC128021699 gene encoding trace amine-associated receptor 13c-like, which yields MAFETEDHEIQHCFPSINSSCIKGKRSSHEYNVIYMFVSVLSAWTVFLNLLVIISISHFKKLHTPTNLIILSLAVADMLFGLVMPIEAMRLIEMCWYFGNTFCGLYSIFIWMLLSSSLSNLVLIAVDRYVAVCNPLLYPQKITMTKTLISICLSWVCSSTYCTAFVISLRTYMCYGECSFMMGFAWRVTDLFISFICPCILIISLYLRIFYVVHQQVKVINALMKGGKCVNEVSVRRKSESKAALTLGIIVTVYLLCWIPYYICSISAVSSTTINVLTWVMYVNSGLNPMVYALFYPWFKKTVKLILSLKIFQPASSLVNIFTEH from the coding sequence ATGGCCTTTGAGACAGAGGATCATGAGATTCAACACTGCTTTCCTTCCATCAATTCATCATGTATCAAGGGAAAACGCTCTAGTCATGAATACAATGTCATTTACATGTTTGTATCAGTGCTTTCAGCatggactgtgtttctgaacctgctggtgatcatctccatctctcacttcaagaagcttcacactccaaccAACCTGATAATTCTCTCTCTAGCTGTGGCTGACATGCTTTTTGGACTTGTGATGCCCATAGAGGCCATGAGGCTGATTGAGATGTGTTGGTACTTTGGAAACACTTTCTGTGGACtctattcaatatttatttggaTGCTTCTCTCATCATCTCTTAGTAATTTAGTATTAATTGCTGTTGATCGTTATGTGGCTGTGTGTAACCCTTTACTGTACCCACAGAAAATAACCATGACTAAAACATTAATAAGCATCTGTCTGAGCTGGGTTTGCTCTTCAACTTATTGCACTGCCTTTGTAATTTCACTCAGAACATACATGTGTTATGGAGAGTGTTCTTTTATGATGGGTTTTGCCTGGAGAGTCACTGatctgtttatttcttttatttgtccTTGTATTCTGATCATATCTTTATATTTGAGGATTTTCTATGttgtacatcagcaagtgaaagttATAAACGCCCTGATGAAGGGTGGCAAATGCGTAAATGAAGTTTCAGTGAGAAGGAAATCTGAgagcaaagctgctctgacattaggaatcattgtcaCAGTTTATCTGCTTTGTTGGATTCCATACTATATCTGTTCCATTTCAGCAGTTTCTTCCACAACCATAAATGTTTTGACATGGGTCATGTATGTTAACTCAGGTCTGAATCCTATggtatatgctttattttacccCTGGTTTAAAAAGACAGTTAAACTCATCTTATCTCTGAAAATATTTCAGCCAGCATCCTCTCTGGTcaatatttttacagaacattaa